The genomic window CTTCTTCTAATCTTTTATTCTCCAAGTAAGCCACCCCTAATTTAAAATGAGCTTCAAGATGGTCTTCTTTTAAAGAGATTGTTCTTTGTAAAGCCGAGATAGCTTCTTCTAATCTTTTATTCTCCAAGTAAGCCACCCCTATCTGATAATAAATCTCTTCATTATCTTCCTGGTCTTCTAAGGCTTTTTGGAAACAAAAAATAGCTTCTTCATTTCTTTGGCATTTCAAATAAACACAACCTAATTTATAATAAACATCTTCGTAATCATCTTGAATTTCAATAACTTTACGAAACTTAATAATGGCTTCTTCAAGATTGTCAATCTTTAGATAAGCTAAAGCTAAATTATAATAAACAATCACCTCATCAAATCCTATAATAATTGATTCTTTGTAAGAAGAAATAGCCTCAAAATATTCTTTATTAATCGCATAGCTACTTCCTAAATTTTGATAAGCTAATGAAAAATAAGGAGAAACTTTAATAGCATTATTATACTCTAAATTAGCTAAATTATACTTTCCTTGAAAGTAGTAAATATTTCCCATCAAGAGATGAAGATACCTTAAATCTTCTTTTCTAAGAATTTCATAAGCTCTACTTAAATAAACAGCTAACTCTTTCTCTGCCTCTGACCATTTACAATTTAGGTAATAGCTTAAGCCCATTAAAATATTAACCACCTGGTCTATATGGCCGTCATATCTCTCTTCTAAGATTATTTCTTGAATCTGTCCAACCTTAAAATCTCCTTCTTCTACCTTCTTTTGATATTCGTAAACAGTAAAATTAAAATTGTAATGTGTTTTTAAGTAAATTCTTTCTTCTTTTTTGGATATTTCGCTTCTTAAGACAAGAGTAGCTTGATGTTTCCTTGAACTTTTTTTTGCTTCTTCATTATTCTCTAAAACCTTAACTTTTCTTAGCTGGACTTCTTTTAAGCCGGCTTTTTCTACCCTTTTCAACAATTCTTCACTAATCTTGGTCAGCACATCTTGATAAGAAGGCTCTATAATGCCTTCGCTTCTTTTTAATTCGGAAAGTATAATTCCGGTAGAGCCTTTTGGAAACTTTTGAAGAATATTTTTTTCAATCTTTTTCTTAATAAGATTTAACATTTTTATTAACTCGCTCTTTTCTTTGGTTGTCTTTAGATACTCTTTGGTCTTTTCAATAATTTTATTTATTAAATCTAAAATCCACATCTCATAAACCTACAGATAAGTTAAACTTTCTCATAACTCTGAGGTGAAGCCATTTTTTTATTTTGCAGCAAGTTTATTACCCACAGTGTTAATACATATCCTAGACACCGCATCAAGCTTAAGATGGCTAAACCTTTTACTTTTATACTTCAAATATCCTAATCCAGCTACCATGGCCGCATTATCTGTGCAATATTCTTTTGAAGGACAGTAAGTTTTAATATTATAATCTTTAAAAATATTTACAAATCTTTCTCTTAAGGTGCTATTAGCGGCTACTCCTCCTACTAAAAAAGCACTCTTTATTTCCATATTTCCTAGAATCTTCTTCAGGGGTTGAAATAATATATTAATTAAAGCTTCTTGAAAACTTGCCGCTATGTCTTCTACCTTTAAAGTAGATAGCTTATTTTTCATTAAAAAGTATTTAACCGCGGTTTTTAAACCACTAAAACTAAATCCTATTTTTTTAGTTTTCCATTTAACTTTTGGAAACTTTATCTTATTCTTATCGCCTATCTTAGCTAACCTTTCTATAACTGGACCTCCTGGATAGCCAAGATTTAATAATTTAGCTACCTTATCATAAGCTTCTCCAGCTGCATCATCATCAGTGCGGCAAATTAGTTTATACTCCTCGGGTTTTTTAATGTAAACTAACTCCGTGTGACCTCCAGAAGCAATTAGGGATAAGATAGGATATTTAATTTCTTCAAACTCTAAGAAAGGACTATAGAGATGGCTCTCTAGATGATTTAAGCCAATCAAAGGCACTTGATAGGCAAAAGATATAGCTTTAGCCGTTTGAAGGCCTATTAAAAGAGAACCTATTAATCCAGGGCCATAAGTTACAGCTACTGCTCCTATCTCTTCTAATCTTATCTCTGCTTTTTTGAAAGACTCTTCTAAGCAAAGATTTATCATTTTAACATGACTTCTTGACGCAATTTCTGGAACAACTCCACCGTATTTAGTGTGTAAATTTATTTGCGAAGAAACAATACTGGAAAGAACTTTCTTCCCTTCTTTAACCACGGCTACAGAAGTATCGTCACAAGAAGTATCAATTCCTAAAATATACATTTACTCATTTTAGTGTTTTTTTTTGCAAACTTGATTTATTTGAGTATGTCTTGGATACTATCCCTTATCTTTACACTTTCGTATAAAATTTATTTGTTGTCAAGTCTTATTTGTCAAGTCTTATATTTATATAATGATTCCTCATCTTATATTAATAACATTTAATAAGTGCTATATGAGTGTGACATCTTTTGCTTTAATTAAAAGACATAATCTTCCAAACATAAATAATTTACTTTTTATATAAATAAATATCGGATATTTCTTTAAAATCATTTAAAGTTTTTTCTTGTAAATATAAACTGTCTATGTTATATATATGTAACTTATAAATTAAATTTTGGGAATCTGGGGAGGTAAAGTTGTATCCATATGAATCAGTCTTAATTCTCGATCCAGAAATAAAAAAAGAAGATGTTAGCTCCTTGTTAGAAACATTGAAAAAACTTATTGAAAATAATCAAGGAGAGTTAGAAGAAGTAGAAGAATGGGGTATCAAAAGATTGGCGTATCCCGTCTTAAAGAAGAGTGAAGGTCGCTATGTACTTCTTAAATTTAAGTCTAAACCCCAAGTTATTCCAATTTTAGAAAAAAATTTTAAAATTTCAGAATATATTATAAAGCATCTTACCGTCCGAAGGGAAATTTTAAAAAACAAGCCAACTTCTAAAGTAAAAGAAAGTAAGATCTGATTTGTGAAAATGTGATTTGTGAAGAGATAATAGCAAGGAGGATAAAATGACCAGCTTAAATAGAGTAATCTTAATGGGTAAT from bacterium includes these protein-coding regions:
- a CDS encoding tetratricopeptide repeat protein → MWILDLINKIIEKTKEYLKTTKEKSELIKMLNLIKKKIEKNILQKFPKGSTGIILSELKRSEGIIEPSYQDVLTKISEELLKRVEKAGLKEVQLRKVKVLENNEEAKKSSRKHQATLVLRSEISKKEERIYLKTHYNFNFTVYEYQKKVEEGDFKVGQIQEIILEERYDGHIDQVVNILMGLSYYLNCKWSEAEKELAVYLSRAYEILRKEDLRYLHLLMGNIYYFQGKYNLANLEYNNAIKVSPYFSLAYQNLGSSYAINKEYFEAISSYKESIIIGFDEVIVYYNLALAYLKIDNLEEAIIKFRKVIEIQDDYEDVYYKLGCVYLKCQRNEEAIFCFQKALEDQEDNEEIYYQIGVAYLENKRLEEAISALQRTISLKEDHLEAHFKLGVAYLENKRLEE
- the tsaD gene encoding tRNA (adenosine(37)-N6)-threonylcarbamoyltransferase complex transferase subunit TsaD, which gives rise to MYILGIDTSCDDTSVAVVKEGKKVLSSIVSSQINLHTKYGGVVPEIASRSHVKMINLCLEESFKKAEIRLEEIGAVAVTYGPGLIGSLLIGLQTAKAISFAYQVPLIGLNHLESHLYSPFLEFEEIKYPILSLIASGGHTELVYIKKPEEYKLICRTDDDAAGEAYDKVAKLLNLGYPGGPVIERLAKIGDKNKIKFPKVKWKTKKIGFSFSGLKTAVKYFLMKNKLSTLKVEDIAASFQEALINILFQPLKKILGNMEIKSAFLVGGVAANSTLRERFVNIFKDYNIKTYCPSKEYCTDNAAMVAGLGYLKYKSKRFSHLKLDAVSRICINTVGNKLAAK
- the rpsF gene encoding 30S ribosomal protein S6 produces the protein MYPYESVLILDPEIKKEDVSSLLETLKKLIENNQGELEEVEEWGIKRLAYPVLKKSEGRYVLLKFKSKPQVIPILEKNFKISEYIIKHLTVRREILKNKPTSKVKESKI